One region of Drosophila kikkawai strain 14028-0561.14 chromosome 2R, DkikHiC1v2, whole genome shotgun sequence genomic DNA includes:
- the LOC108082416 gene encoding PRKR-interacting protein 1 homolog, with protein MSLIKNLVKESEHKPKKKKKDDGSGGSDSEDKPLRPFVKTATDLQRLKLEKLMKNPDKPVVIPEQRRERDYMSSVPSFVRNVMGSSAGAGSGEFHVYRHLRRKEYARQKNIQNQSAREAADDAYQQKLDDNRRAAEEKTAKKRAKRLKKKQRAKKPRDQKKPEAKEVSESSDSGSEDEEAAGEAREKDETEEAAKESTNANGEPSKTEANDREPVQTEESCKRAADNEEQKPDKANSDDQDNKES; from the exons aTGTCGCTAATAAAAAACTTGGTCAAAGAATCCGAGCACAAGcccaagaaaaagaagaaggatGATGGATCCGGAGGCAGTGATTCCGAGGACAAGCCCCTGCGACCATTTGTCAAAACCGCCACAGATCTGCAACGGCTGAAGTTGGAGAAGCTAATGAAGAATCCA GATAAGCCCGTGGTCATACCTGAGCAGCGCCGGGAGCGGGACTACATGTCCTCGGTGCCCAGCTTTGTGCGAAACGTTATGGGAAGCAGCGCTGGAGCGGGATCCGGCGAGTTCCATGTCTACCGCCATCTGCGCCGGAAGGAGTACGCCCGTCAGAAGAACATACAGAATCAGAGCGCCCGTGAAGCAGCGGACGATGCATACCAGCAAAAACTGGATGACAATCGTCGGGCGGCCGAAGAAAAAACCGCCAAGAAGCGAGCCAAACGACTTAAGAAGAAGCAACGGGCGAAGAAGCCGCGGGATCAGAAGAAGCCAGAAGCCAAGGAGGTATCCGAGTCCAGTGACAGTGGTTCGGAAGATGAGGAAGCTGCAGGAGAGGCTCGAGAAAAGGATGAGACAGAGGAGGCAGCCAAGGAATCTACGAATGCAAACGGCGAGCCATCAAAAACAGAGGCAAACGACCGGGAACCAGTACAAACAGAAGAATCGTGCAAAAGAGCTGCTGACAACGAGGAGCAAAAGCCGGACAAAGCCAACTCTGATGACCAAGACAATAAGGAGTCGTAG
- the clu gene encoding protein clueless, translating to MALETEAKNPSAATTATTAATATKAKENNNTVGGKKNQNPNQQNQNLVNGNGTAADGPAAKKKGKKNRNKSPPEPTAETVEAALSNGHAEKATEEGDAGQESADSNANVATNGEEKPEGAVASGEGQAETEDIDLDALHDVSITVNISSPGAENLLVQLSSMELVQEIHQLLMDREETCHRTCFSLQLDNVTLDHFAELKTIEHLEQGSTIKVVEEPYTMREARIHVRHVRDLLKNLDPADAYNGIDCNSLTYLNTITQGDLLDKKKTRPDSVDCTPPEYVTPGVFEPPLLPLHPNVKNAKGPQALKVLTTSAWNPPPGPRKLHGDLMYLYVVTMEDKRFHISACSKGFYINQSTDDTFNPKPENPSHLSHSLIDLLSHISPSFRRAFQTIQKRRTMRHAFERVATPYQVYQWASPVLEHTVDAIRAEDAFSSKLGYEEHIPGQTRDWNEELQTTRELPRKTLPERLLRERAIFKVHGDFVTAATRGAMAVIDGNVLAINPGEDSKMQMFIWNNIFFSLGFDVRDHYKELGGDAAAFVAPRYDLHGVRVYNAVDIEGLYTLGTVVIDYRGYRVTAQSIIPGILEREQEQSVVYGSIDFGKTVLSHPKYLDLLRQAGKHLKILPHAVLNERDEPVELCSSVECKGIIGNDGRHYILDLLRTFPPDVNFLKLQDVQLSKELVDMGFPIEHRHKLCCLRQELLEAFIEDRYVSFIRIAAVHLQQLNATKQSEKSDEEKPVPALEGAEKKAKENGAEKPEEEAAEEEKKEQPTAGATKSAEAMVNAIREAQSNVATSNEVQAAEVVKRACAAVGSLKEKEFDFRFNPDVFSPGIRHVDGEEGTCSSLAKQKVLVQDAAEFLVVKQIPAFIKEHLAHASAPIDGQSLTESLHSHGINVRYLGKVIKLLGQMPRMDYLYRIAILELIVRATKHIYYTYMQNTEPLHLSAAISHFLNCLLTSGPVNPAVSSEEAHKKRGNGGKHNKHKSSKGGKGQQQQQQPAGGNQNGNSTGTSSTASAASDWTLVTPRSLWQQIRREAKAYWDWDLDCDSMESATTKFGILRISLLRAFCLKVGIQVLLREYNFESKHKPTFGSDDIVNVFPVVKHISPRATDAYNFYTTGQAKIQQGMFKEGYELISEALNLLNNVFGAMHQENGSCLRMLARLSYLLGDAQDALAIQQRAVIMSERVNGIDHPSTILEYTHLSLYSFANGHVGMSLKLLYRARYLMVLICGEDHPEVALIDSNISLILHALGEYELSLRFIEHALKLNLKYFGNKAMHVAVSYHLMARTQSCMGDFRSALNNEKETYSIYKSQLGEKHEKTRDSAECLRLLTQQAVLLQRKMNDIYSNGKLTTDLPPIHITPPSMGSVLDMLNTINGILFVQISQKDIVKVRSEIEKHFKANSAENEVNDAIKSIVAAANNNGDIEGEVPKEQAAATNGEEAPAAASS from the exons ATGGCGCTAGAGACGGAAGCAAAGAACCCGAGTGCagcgacaacagcaacaacggcggcgacggcgactAAGGCCAAGGAGAACAACAATACGGTCGGCGGCAAAAAGAATCAGAATCCCAATCAGCAGAACCAGAACTTggtcaatggcaatggcacGGCTGCCGACGGTCCCGCGGCGAAGAAGAAAG GCAAGAAGAACCGAAACAAAAGTCCACCAGAACCAACTGCGGAGACCGTGGAAGCCGCTCTGAGCAATGGGCATGCCGAGAAGGCAACTGAAGAAGGTGACGCTGGTCAAGAGAGCGCCGATTCGAATGCCAATGTGGCAACTAATGGAGAAGAAAAGCCAGAAGGCGCCGTAGCATCCGGCGAGGGACAGGCGGAGACTGAGGACATCGACCTGGACGCTCTGCATGATGTGAGCATCACGGTTAACATCAGCAGCCCCGGAGCGGAAAACCTACTCGTGCAGCTATCGAGCATGGAGTTGGTGCAGGAGATTCACCAGCTGCTTATGGATCGCGAGGAGACCTGCCACCGAACCTGTTTCTCGCTGCAGCTGGACAACGTGACCCTGGATCACTTCGCCGAGCTGAAGACTATCGAACACCTAGAGCAGGGCTCCACCATCAAGGTAGTGGAGGAGCCATACACGATGCGGGAGGCCCGTATCCATGTGCGCCACGTGAGGGATCTTCTCAAGAACCTGGATCCCGCTGATGCGTACAATGGCATCGATTGTAACTCGCTGACATACCTAAACACGATCACTCAGGGCGATCTGCTGGACAAGAAGAAGACGCGGCCCGACTCTGTAGATTGCACACCGCCGGAGTATGTTACTCCGGGCGTGTTCGAGCCaccactgctgccactgcatCCCAATGTAAAGAACGCCAAGGGGCCTCAGGCCCTTAAGGTGCTGAccacttccgcctggaatccTCCTCCCGGTCCCCGCAAGCTGCACGGCGACCTCATGTATCTGTACGTCGTCACAATGGAGGACAAGCGCTTCCACATCTCTGCCTGCTCCAAGGGCTTCTACATCAACCAGTCGACGGACGACACCTTTAATCCAAAGCCCGAAAACCCCAGTCACCTCAGCCACTCGCTGATCGATCTGCTGTCCCACATATCGCCCTCGTTCCGCCGTGCCTTTCAGACCATCCAAAAGCGTCGCACCATGCGCCACGCTTTCGAGCGGGTGGCCACGCCCTATCAGGTGTACCAGTGGGCCTCGCCCGTCCTGGAGCACACCGTGGACGCCATTCGTGCCGAGGATGCCTTTAGCTCCAAGTTGGG CTACGAGGAGCACATCCCAGGACAGACGCGCGACTGGAACGAGGAGCTGCAGACGACACGGGAACTGCCACGCAAGACACTGCCAGAGCGCTTGCTGCGCGAGCGTGCCATCTTCAAGGTGCATGGTGACTTCGTGACCGCTGCCACGAGGGGCGCCATGGCTGTCATTGATGGCAACGTGTTGGCCATCAATCCCGGCGAAGATTCCAAAATGCAGATGTTTATCTGGAACAACATATTCTTCTCGCTGGGCTTTGACGTAAGGGACCACTACAAAGAGCTGGGCGGGGACGCAGCGGCCTTTGTGGCCCCACGATACGATCTGCATGGTGTCCGTGTCTACAATGCCGTGGACATTGAGGGTCTTTACACGCTGGGAACGGTGGTAATCGATTATCGTGGCTACCGCGTCACAGCCCAGTCTATAATACCCGGCATCCTAgagcgggagcaggagcagagcgTGGTCTACGGCTCCATAGACTTTGGCAAGACGGTGCTGAGCCATCCCAAGTACTTGGATCTGTTGCGACAGGCGGGCAAGCACCTAAAAATTCTGCCACATGCTGTACTCAACGAGCGGGACGAGCCCGTGGAGCTGTGCTCCTCAGTAGAGTGCAAGGGCATCATCGGCAACGATGGCCGGCACTACATTCTGGATCTGTTGCGCACCTTCCCGCCAGATGTGAACTTCCTGAAGCTGCAGGATGTCCAGCTGAGCAAGGAGCTGGTCGATATGGGCTTCCCCATCGAGCATCGCCACAAGCTTTGCTGCCTGCGTCAGGAGCTGCTGGAAGCCTTCATCGAGGACAGGTATGTAAGCTTCATCCGGATAGCAGCCGTGCACCTGCAGCAGCTGAATGCTACGAAGCAGTCTGAGAAGTCCGACGAGGAGAAGCCAGTGCCAGCCTTGGAGGGAGCGGAGAAGAAGGCCAAGGAGAACGGAGCCGAGAAACCAGAGGAGGAAGCTGCAGAGGAGGAAAAGAAGGAGCAACCCACTGCCGGCGCCACAAAGTCGGCCGAGGCCATGGTGAACGCTATCCGGGAGGCGCAGTCCAATGTGGCCACCTCAAACGAAGTGCAGGCCGCCGAGGTGGTCAAGAGAGCGTGCGCAGCAGTCGGGTCCCTGAAGGAGAAGGAATTCGACTTCCGTTTCAATCCCGACGTCTTCTCGCCCGGCATTCGCCATGTGGACGGCGAGGAGGGCACCTGCAGCTCGCTGGCCAAGCAAAAAGTTCTGGTCCAAGACGCCGCCGAGTTCCTAGTTGTCAAACAGATACCCGCCTTCatcaaggagcacctggcccACGCCTCGGCGCCAATAGACGGTCAAAGTCTGACCGAATCCCTGCACAGTCATGGCATAAATGTGCGCTACTTGGGCAAGGTTATCAAGCTACTTGGCCAGATGCCGCGCATGGACTACTTGTACAGGATCGCCATTCTTGAGCTGATCGTGCGGGCCACCAAGCACATCTACTACACCTACATGCAGAATACGGAGCCGCTGCACCTGTCGGCCGCCATCAGCCACTTCCTCAACTGTCTGCTGACCAGCGGACCAGTCAATCCTGCCGTGAGCAGCGAGGAGGCGCACAAGAAGCGCGGCAATGGAGGCAAGCACAACAAGCACAAGTCCTCGAAGGGTGGCaagggccagcagcagcagcagcaaccggCGGGTGGCAACCAGAATGGCAACTCGACTGGTACTAGTTCCACTGCCTCGGCCGCCTCCGACTGGACGCTGGTGACGCCCCGTTCTCTATGGCAGCAGATACGGCGCGAGGCCAAAGCCTACTGGGACTGGGATCTCGACTGCGACTCCATGGAGAGTGCAACGACCAAGTTCGGCATCCTGCGGATCAGTCTGCTGCGCGCTTTCTGCCTCAAAGTGGGCATCCAGGTGCTGCTGCGTGAATACAACTTCGAGTCCAAGCACAAGCCCACCTTCGGGTCCGATGACATTGTCAACGTGTTCCCAGTGGTGAAACACATCAGTCCACGGGCCACGGACGCCTACAACTTCTACACGACGGGCCAGGCCAAGATCCAGCAAGGCATGTTCAAGGAGGGCTACGAGCTCATTAGCGAGGCCCTCAATCTGCTGAACAATGTCTTTGGGGCGATGCACCAGGAGAACGGTTCTTGTCTGCGAATGCTGGCCAGGCTCAGCTATCTGCTAGGCGATGCCCAGGATGCGCTGGCCATCCAGCAGCGGGCGGTGATCATGAGCGAGCGCGTAAACGGCATTGATCATCCCTCAACCATTTTGGAATAC ACACATTTATCCCTCTATTCATTTGCCAACGGACATGTGGGCATGTCCCTGAAGCTGCTATACCGAGCACGCTACCTGATGGTGCTCATCTGCGGCGAGGATCACCCGGAGGTGGCCCTGATCGAT AGCAACATTAGCTTGATTTTGCATGCCCTGGGAGAGTACGAGCTGTCGCTGAGATTTATTGAGCACGCCCTCAAGCTAAACCTCAAGTACTTTGGCAACAAGGCCATGCACGTGGCGGTCAGCTATCACCTGATGGCCCGCACACAGTCCTGCATGGGCGACTTCCGCTCGGCGCTGAACAACGAGAAGGAGACCTACTCCATCTACAAGTCACAG ttggGCGAGAAGCACGAAAAGACTAGGGACTCGGCCGAGTGCCTGAGGCTGCTGACCCAGCAAGCTGTCCTGCTGCAGCGCAAGATGAACGACATCTATTCCAACGGCAAGCTGACCACCGACCTGCCGCCCATTCACATCACTCCGCCCTCGATGGGCTCTGTGCTGGACATGCTGAACACCATCAATGGCATACTGTTTGTGCAGATTAG
- the Lis-1 gene encoding lissencephaly-1 homolog — protein sequence MKMVLSQRQREELNQAIADYLGSNGYADSLETFRKEADISTEAEKKFGGLLEKKWTSVIRLQKKVMELEAKLTEAEKEVIEGAPTKNKRTPGEWIPRPPEKYSLTGHRASITRVIFHPIFGLMVSASEDATIKIWDFETGEYERSLKGHTDSVQDVAFDAQGKLLASCSADLSIKLWDFQQSYECVKTMHGHDHNVSSVAFVPAGDYVLSASRDRTIKMWEVATGYCVKTYTGHREWVRMVRVHIEGSIFATCSNDHTIRVWLTNSKDCKVELRDHEHTVECIAWAPEAAASAINEAAGADNKKGHHQGPFLASGSRDKTIRIWDVSVGLCLLTLNGHDNWVRGLAFHPGGKYLVSASDDKTIRVWDLRNKRCMKTLYAHQHFCTSIDFHKAHPYVISGSVDQTVKVWECR from the exons ATGAAAATGGTGTTGTCGCAACGGCAGCGCGAGGAGCT TAACCAAGCGATTGCCGATTATCTGGGCTCAAATGGCTACGCCGACTCTCTGGAGACCTTCCGAAAGGAGGCCGATATTAGCACAGAGGCAGAAAAGAAGTTTGGCGGACTGCTCGAAAAGAAATGGACGTCCGTCATCCGGCTACAGAAGAAGGTGATGGAATTAGAGGCTAAACTGACCGAAGCTGAGAAAGAGGTCATCGAGGGTGCGCCCACAAAGAACAAACGAACGCCCGGCGAGTGGATACCGCGGCCGCCAGAGAAATATTCCCTGACCGGTCATCGGGCCAGCATAACTAGG GTAATATTTCATCCCATTTTTGGGTTAATGGTCTCCGCATCCGAGGATGCTACCATTAAGATCTGGGACTTTGAAACTGGAGAGTACGAGCGCAGTCTCAAGGGACACACAGACTCGGTGCAGGATGTGGCATTCGATGCCCAGGGCAAGCTTTTGG CTTCCTGCAGCGCGGACTTGTCCATCAAATTGTGGGATTTCCAGCAGAGCTATGAATGTGTCAAAACCATGCATGGTCACGATCACAATGTTTCGTCGGTGGCCTTTGTGCCCGCCGGCGACTACGTTCTGTCCGCATCGCGAGATCGCACCATAAAAATGTGGGAGGTGGCAACAGG TTACTGCGTGAAAACCTACACAGGCCATAGGGAGTGGGTGCGAATGGTGCGAGTGCACATCGAAGGCAGCATCTTTGCCACATGCTCAAATGATCACACAATACGTGTTTGGTTGACGAATTCAAAAGACTGCAAG GTTGAATTACGCGATCATGAGCATACCGTGGAGTGCATTGCCTGGGCGCCGGAAGCCGCAGCCTCGGCGATAAACGAGGCAGCTGGAGCTGACAACAAGAAGGGCCACCACCAGGGTCCATTTCTTGCATCCGGTTCTCGCGACAAAACCATTCGCATTTGGGACGTCAGCGTCGGCCTTTGCCTGTTAACGCTGAATGGCCATGACAATTGGGTTCGTGGTCTGGCATTCCATCCGGGCGGCAAGTACCTGGTCTCGGCCAGCGATGACAAGACCATCAGGGTCTGGGACTTGCGTAACAAGCGATGCATGAAGACGCTATACGCGCATCAGCATTTCTGCACCTCCATAG ATTTTCACAAAGCGCATCCGTACGTCATTAGCGGTAGCGTAGATCAAACAGTTAAGGTCTGGGAATGTCGTTAA